In the Blautia coccoides genome, ATGAGTCCGGAAAGAATATTGTGACCCGCCAGACAAATATTCTGGCATATCTTTTTCTTCCCTGTACAGAGGAACAGAAAAGGGATATTTATACCCATGTGATTCTGAATGAAAAGGTGCCGCAGATCACCACACCTTATTTCAAATTTTATGAAAATCAGGTACACTGTATGGAAGGAAATACAGATATTCTGGAGCAGTCCATCCGCACCTATTACGGAAGTATGCTGGGAACAGGGGCCACGACTCTGTATGAGGCATATGATCCAAAACAGCAGGGGGCAGAACACTATGCCATGTATGGAAATCCTTATGAGAAATCCCTATGCCATGCATGGAGTGCAAGCCCTGTCTATCTATTGGGAAATTACCGGTTGGGTGTGCAGAATACCGGTATCGGTTATGATACGTTTACAGTGTGTCCAGATCTGGGAGGGATTACATCCTTTTCGGGCAGAGTTCCTGTGGCGGGCGGCAGTGTGTCAGTGTCCATGGACAGCCGGGAAGTCAGGGTGATGTCCACGGTGCCGGGAGGCACTTTGAGGGTCTGGGGAACGGAAATTTCCCTGGAACCGGAGAGAGAAGTTATTTTGAAAAATGAGAGCGGGAAGAAAGGGAGGATTGAGAAGATATGAGACAGGAAGAGTTACAGGATTTGTTAAACAGTATGTCACTTCAGGAGAAAATTGACCAGATGCTGCAGCTTACAGGAGATTTTTATGAGGATGCGGACAGCGTCATGACAGGACCCGCAGGAGACCTGGGCGTTAACGAGGGAGATATCCGAATGGCAGGATCCATTCTGGGAACTGCAGGGGCGAAGAAACTAAAAGACATACAAAAAAATTATATGGAGACACAGCCTCATCATATTCCTATGCTTTTTATGATGGATGTGATCCATGGCATGAAAACCATATTTCCCATTCCTCTGGGACAGGGTGCAGCTTTTGAACCGGAACTGTCAAAAAGATGTGCAAGGGCTGCGGCGAAGGAGGCTGCGGTTACAGGCCTTCACGTGACATTTGCTCCCATGGCAGACTTGGTCCGTGATGCAAGGTGGGGACGTGTGATGGAAGCCACAGGTGAGGACACTTACCTGAACAGCCTTTTTGCCGAGGCTATGGTGGAAGGTTTTCAGGGGGATGATCTGAGCAGTCCGTATCAGATCGCTGCCTGTGTGAAACACTTTGCGGCGTATGGCGCAGCCCAGGCGGGAAGGGATTATAATACAGTGGAGCTTTCAGAACATACACTGAGAGAGTATTATCTCCCAGCTTACAAAGCGGGAATTGACGCGGGAGCAGCGCTAGTCATGACCTCCTTCAACACAGTAAACGGTATCCCGGCCAGTGCGAATAAATGGCTGATGCGTGATATTCTGAGAGACGAGATGGGATTCGACGGTGTGCTGATCTCAGATTTTTCTGCCATACTTGAGACGGTTGCCCATGGCTGTGCCAAAGACAGCAAAGAGGCAGCGAAAAAAGCACTGGAGGCAGGTGTGGACATTGATATGATGACAAATGTGTATGCTGCCAATCTTGAAAATCTAGTAAAAGAGGGACAGGTGTCAATCTCCCGGATCGACGAATGCGTCATGCGGATACTGGAGCTTAAAAATAAACTTGGATTATTTGAGAATCCTTATAAGGACGCTGATGAAGAGAAAGAAAAAGAAGTGATCCTGTGTAAGGAACACCGGGAACTGGCAAGGGAAGCAGCTGTGAGATCCTTTGTACTGCTGAAAAATGACGGGATACTGCCGTTGGATATGAATAAAAAAATTGCTTTTATCGGGCCTTTTACAGATGAAAAACAGATAAAGAGCAGTTGGTCTTTTACAGGGGATGATAAGGACTGTGTGACGATAAAGGAGGCAGCCGAACGCGTGTTTGACAACAGGAGGACTGTATACCTGAAAGGTTCCCCAGTTATGGGAGGGGACAGCGGACTTGTTGGATTTCAGCCGGCAGATTTCCGGGAGGACGCTACGGAAGAACTCACAGCGGAAGAACAAAAAGAGATGCTTTCTGAGGCAGTGAAGGCAGCAAAAAACGCGGACACAGTCATCATGCCTTTGGGGGAACATTACCTGCAGAGCGGAGAAGCTGCCAGCCGCGGGGAAATTACCATACCGGAGATACAGATGGAGCTTTACAGGGCTGTCCGGGCGGTGAATCCTAATATTGTTGTGGTTCTGTTCAATGGCCGCCCTCTGGATATCAGGGAGATCGCAGGGAAATCCAGAGCTGTGCTGGAAGTATGGCGTCCCGGTACAGAGGGCGGAAATGCAGTTGTGGATGTGCTGACAGGAAAAGAATATCCGTCCGGTAAGCTGCCCATGAGCTTTCCTTATTGTGTAGGGCAGGTGCCAGTACACTATAATGAGTTTTTTACGGGAAGGCCCAACAGGAAAGGTATGCAGGAGCGTTTTCGTTCCAGATATATTGACATTCCCAATGAGCCGCTTTATCCTTTTGGATATGGGTTGAGCTATACAGATTTCCATATATCTCCGGTCGTGTTGGATAAAGAGGAGATGGGCCTGCAGGATACTGTCCGGGCAGGTGTGAGAATCAAAAATACGGGGACAAGAAGAGGAACAGAGACAGTACAGCTATATATCAGAGATGTGGCGGCCAGTGTGGTGCGGCCGGTAAAGGAGCTGAAAGGATTTGAGAAAGTAACGCTGGAGCCAGGGGAGGAGCGGGAAATCGTGTTTTTCATCGATGAACCTATGCTGCGTTTCCATACCGCTAGTAACGGCTTTGCCAGTGAACCGGGGGATTTTCTGGTGTTTATCGGAACTGACAGCACAACAGAAAACCAGGCTCATTTTTGCCTCTGTAAATAAGGTCTGTATGTTATCTGAAAGTAACTGTTAAGGTATTCTGAACAGTTATTTTAGAATCGTAATTGCCATAGACACTGGCGGATGCGTCCAGCAGTGTCTATGGCTCCTTTGCATTTATATCATAAGGGGGAAGATCATGAAAAGAACACACAGAACCTTATATCTCAATAGAACTATAGTTCTGGTAATGATGATAGGTTATCTGGCGCTGCTGATACTTATGTTGTGTATGGACTGGTATCTCATTGGGGAGTACCAGCGTAAGAACAGAGAACAGGAGAAGGGCCTTCTCCATACTTATGTGGAGAGCACAGAGGCAGCCATGAACAAGGTGGACAAGCTCATCTATGACATCTATTCTTTTGACGATAATTTTGACAGGCTGAGCCGGATACAGCCGGATGTTCTGGAATATGGAGATGCCTGGGAACTAAAGGAGACCATGAACCAGAAAATGCTGATCGAGGAGAATCTGCACGGCTATTATATTTTCTACGGGGGCAGGACAAAACCCTGGTACAATGTGAACACAGAGCTGATCGCACCGGAAAAGGCTCCGGTTCTGAAAAATCTGCTCACCCAGCTTTTGAACAGGAATCTAAATACGCCGGACAGCAGGGAGAGTCAGATGAGGAGCTGGGTGACAGTGTCCGCAGAGGATGAGGTCTGTCTTGCCATCAGTTGTGAGAAGGGAAAGGTAGCTCTGTACGGGCTTCACAGTCTGGGTAATATAGAAAATGAGGTGCAGGAAAGCGCGGGAAAAAAAACGGATGTGATGATTTTAGAGGACGGTATCATTCTGAAGAACAAAGAGCTGGCTAAACAGTTGGAACTGCTGGGAAAGGTGCAGGACTCCAGAGAAGAATACACGAATCGTATCGGAAAATACCAGGTTTACGGTGAGCGGATCCGCAATACTAATCTCTGGATTTTTACAGCATATGAAACCAACCTCTGGAGTGTGATGAATGTACAGCAGCTGCTGTTGCTT is a window encoding:
- the bglX gene encoding beta-glucosidase BglX, which produces MRQEELQDLLNSMSLQEKIDQMLQLTGDFYEDADSVMTGPAGDLGVNEGDIRMAGSILGTAGAKKLKDIQKNYMETQPHHIPMLFMMDVIHGMKTIFPIPLGQGAAFEPELSKRCARAAAKEAAVTGLHVTFAPMADLVRDARWGRVMEATGEDTYLNSLFAEAMVEGFQGDDLSSPYQIAACVKHFAAYGAAQAGRDYNTVELSEHTLREYYLPAYKAGIDAGAALVMTSFNTVNGIPASANKWLMRDILRDEMGFDGVLISDFSAILETVAHGCAKDSKEAAKKALEAGVDIDMMTNVYAANLENLVKEGQVSISRIDECVMRILELKNKLGLFENPYKDADEEKEKEVILCKEHRELAREAAVRSFVLLKNDGILPLDMNKKIAFIGPFTDEKQIKSSWSFTGDDKDCVTIKEAAERVFDNRRTVYLKGSPVMGGDSGLVGFQPADFREDATEELTAEEQKEMLSEAVKAAKNADTVIMPLGEHYLQSGEAASRGEITIPEIQMELYRAVRAVNPNIVVVLFNGRPLDIREIAGKSRAVLEVWRPGTEGGNAVVDVLTGKEYPSGKLPMSFPYCVGQVPVHYNEFFTGRPNRKGMQERFRSRYIDIPNEPLYPFGYGLSYTDFHISPVVLDKEEMGLQDTVRAGVRIKNTGTRRGTETVQLYIRDVAASVVRPVKELKGFEKVTLEPGEEREIVFFIDEPMLRFHTASNGFASEPGDFLVFIGTDSTTENQAHFCLCK